The region CATCACATTCATCTCATCCAAACCGTCCCTTGGCGGAGTTGTTCGACTCTGAACCTGGTGAGCTCCTCACCTTGCCTAGATTGCTCCGTGTGAAGGTTACCGATCCCATCTTGAATCCAACCCCATTTGTCCTGTGGCATGGAGTAGGACCCTGAAGCTTGAGTCGGTTCTTGCGGTTGCTGGTAAAACGGCTCCTCAGTGCTCGGTGCACCTTCCATATGTTCATCTGCAGGAAAAGAATCAAGAAAATCTCTGTCCCCCTCATCCAGGTCGGGACACTCATAAAGCCAGTTGGCCTTATTAGTAATACTGATGAAATCATAAGCGGGTAAAGCAAGAACATGGACTTTTTGGCAAATAAGAGAATAGTAATCTTGTTTTACCTCAATCATGCCTTGTTGAATCAACGCGGCCATGTCCAGTTTATTTTTACCCGACACTTGTGGAGAGTCAGCAAGCGCAACGCCAAATCCAAAATGGTTGGCAATCTGTGTGATCATTCTGCCAACCGAAATGTTGCCTGAAGTAGCGTGACCAACTCTACCTAGGTAGTCAGCTGAAAATGTTGCTACGTTGATAGAAGTTTGTGCTGCCATACTATACAGAAAGAACAACTCCCTTTGGGTGGCGACACCGGTGCTATCTCTGCGACCAAACATGGTGTACGCCAAATCCTTCTGCGCGTACCTGAAACAAGGGTTATGGATACCCCATGCTTTTTCCCCTTTGGAGATATATTTAGTGTTACCTGTTATAGCGGTCCAGAATTCCGCCGGAACAAAAGTATCGGGCACCGTTCCAGGGCCTACAATTGGGAGTTTTAGGATACTCCCTAGCTCATCCACAGACAATTCCATATCAGTATTAAATAAACGAAAATGCAAAGTACCATAGTACTCTTTCTCCGTTCCATTCCATCGATTTTTTAGCTTAAATTCAATGGTACTCAAGAATTCAAGAGTAATGCGCGCAAAAGTTGGCACTTCTAACTGCATGAATTCCAACATACCTAAGGTGTGGAACATTCGGTGAACTTCAGCTTGCAATCCCAATTCCTGCAAAGTGTCATCACACATGTATCTGGTGGGGGTTAATTTTCTTTTAAGATGAGTCGTATACCTCTTTTGGTGTTCCAAGTTTTCAAACATAATATTGTGCTCATTCGGAGTCCTTCTCGCCCTTTGATGTGGCCGGGATGATTCCGCCACATTTTTGCTTATGTCTACTCGGCGAGACATATTCTTACCTGTACACAACAAAAAGAAACTTGAAATTGAAAATAAAGATTAGGCAAAAAGATTACCGTAGGAATGTAGAGGATGGAAAATAGAAGAACTTTTGTGAAGACAGATGGAGATTTGATGGAGTTATGAGGTGAAAGGATGGAGCTttatgtgaagaaaaatggagggttttaggtatttttgagagaaagagagatgAAGGTGAGAGAATAGGTAAGTTAAGAGGTTTATGAGGAGTGAATGAGTGATAAAATGGATTTAGTGGGGGAAATTCGGTGCTGGGCCCAATGCCAAACAgtcaaaaaaaattgaaaaatttcCCACCGCGCTTGTTGACAcggtcgtgtcagctgacacgggcgacCGTATCAGCACAAATGACCTCCTTGACACGGGCCGTGTACTTCCACGTTCCAACTTGTTCACGCAGGGGCTGACACATGtcgtgtcacctgacacgggcacccgtgtcaggccCCTGGAAAACTCCCTTCTCTGATAACTTcttgacacgggccgtgtcagctgacacgggcacccgtgtcaggcccttgatttttctttttctttcattGCTTTCTCGAGCTTGTGCCAGGCTTCTGCTTCCGATTTTTCCAGAGACTTTTTGCGCACGAAATTTTTGGCTCCTCTAGCAAACATTGTTCAAACCTACAAGTAAATAACACACAACCAAACAAAGAAAATAGTTAGACAtaaaagcgtgggttgcctcccatgtagcgcttcgtttaacgtcgcatggctcgacggttgttCATCTTTTCAGACAAgatgaacaacatcaatttgGCCAACTTCTTGCTCCACATTGTAAGGCTTCAATCTTTGGCCATTCACTTTAAAAATGTCCCCATTGGATGGattttttattttgattgctCCATGGGGATATACCTTGTGTACCATAAACGGACCCGACCATTTCGATCTTAGTTTTCCCAAGAACAACTTCATCCTCGAATTAAACAATAGTACCATTTGTCCTTCCCAAAATTTCTTCCTTTGGATCCTTCTATCATGCCATTTCTTTGTTTGATCTTTGTAGATCTTGGCATTTTCATATGCTCAGTTCCTAAATTCTTCTAACTCATGGAGTTGAAGTATTCAGGATTCTCCCGCTTTCGAAAGATCCAAATTAAGGAATTTTGaagcccacaaagctttgtgtTCAAGTTTTAAGGGTAAGTGAGATGCCTTACCATATACCAATTGATAAGGGGACATACCAATCGGTGTTTTGAAAGCAGTTTGGTATGCCCAAAGCGCATCATCAAGCTTACTTGACCAAGATAGATCTATATGCGATCAATTATAGGGTGCCCCTTTATGTCAACTACGGGACATACTTTGAGTCAACCTATGGGCCAaggtattaatttaaaatatcttacataatattattcaagtataacattaaacgaagaatcaactgagtatgaaaagataattaaagctcgttgttatattatgattctatttggtaattttttctttcctgaaagtactggtaatacggtaaataATATGTATTTTTCGTTGTAACGAAACATAAATAAAGTAggcacatatagttggggttcatCTGTTTTGTCTCATCTATATAGTTCGTTGTGtaaaaaaaatacttgtacgtTTTATTCTTGCACCTATTTTctacaagcatgaggttggtcaagaaTACCGTCACTCGCCCCGATCAACGAGAAGCCATTCATATTTCCCTAcgcaacaaagtaagtttataTTAAATCTTCTAATTGTTTGTTAGACTTTATACTACAACTGACTATAACTAATATATTTTCATTCTTTtcgatctaggtggtcagttctgggaatgaactacaacaggtgtcccaaacacgttgtagtagtctatcacaatcttttggaccacattggaccagacgatgtattACTAATAAACAACTCCacttttgattttaaaaaataatcAAATTACATATCCTCTAATCATGTCAATTTCTtttacagtttatctggaggcctGTCTAGGTCTTGACCATCAGGTTAACGACGATGAtgttgcagtttggacaacaaaaacaCCAATCATTTGGTTCACTACTGTGGAGTTGCACCAGAATGACCATGTGAAACTTtagttcggcatgcaacaacaaattccaaAACCTCCGACGTGTGTGGGAGATTGCcatcaacaaagagtcgatggccaatgggattattccgatTTGAAAGACTTTGCTAAAGAGATGTGTtgtcattggaggaatcgacgtcagcacatcttaaacgaaccaatcatacgtggtgctagaccaactcaacattacATGGCTTGGTTTAGGTCAGTTACAATGCCGtaatttgtgtctgagccaaggtatttgattgatccatgccaatgagcttcgtcatcatacgcctAACAATAAATCCCCGTCCAATAACCAACCTCACACCATTACCAAAGTCAAGAAtaatgtcaacccacccaaacccaacaaccaacctcacacgATCACCATACCATATACACCCAACCACCAAACACCCAACTTCGCAACCAATTCATGCCACACATCCAAACTCAAAACCAGAAACCAAACCCTTgccaccaacaaccatacgcagcCGCCACATTTGTCTATAGCCTTGATAGTTTATACGATTCCACCTCATCCCACCATAGCTCCCCACGAATGAACATACAAACATCTCACTGCCACAACAtccaaccattgtttgactttcttacacCACAAAAAtcattgcttcgtttccaaaacgattcaataTCCTAATTCGAGAAACCATACCGTCCACAAACAACCCAAACACAACGACCCAACAACGACAACATGGGCACCAAACTCAATTACGGCAGCACCGTTGGCGGTAATCCCCCAGCTGTTAgggagaaatgatgacaaatttGTCAAATACCGTTGGACCTTCTGCAAGAGcttcacaccagccaccattgcatcatgtcaacACTCAAAGACCCAAAAACACCTCAggggagacctcgaagacagacTAACGCACCAGGATGTGGAACATGGGCGTTTTGATCGGACGAATCATTTATTTTCTTGTCAATTATTGTGTATTTTAGCTTTATATcataatattattaattatttttcatttccttttttatttcaattttatataattataacttaaaaaataaaataaaaaatataatcAAAGCATGCGCCACATGCAATGGCGCATGCTCTTAATGTCATAATGCATGCGCCAATATATATTGGCTTGATCTGTATGCTAACCAGGGTCGTCCCTGAAAATTTGAAGGCCCTGGTCCAATTTTAAAAATGTCCCCAAGAAAAATGAAGGTGAATTTTTGTTgcaaaataatatatttaaataataaaagTGTAGGTATCATTGAACCATTGACATTTGAGTCAAAGGTAAAACCTCTTTACCAATATGCTAATTAGCttatattataaataaaacaacaattaatatttatatatttattttttattttataatttataaaaaataattttgagACCCCTACTTTTTGGAGGCCCTAGGATGTAGGCCTCCTTGTCCGATCCTAAGATCGATCCTGATGCTAACGCGCCTTAGTACAAATACCACATGCATGCGTCATACTAAATGACATACTTTTAGAggaataatttttttttaaaagtgaTTATACTGAAATTCTTTTtaaaatgtattattttagtattatttttgaaaataattgttatttaaaaaaaaaacgaatTTTAGGGTTATTGATGGATTAATTATGTTGCCTTGAAGTAATGATGAGGAAGATATTTAATTATGTTACCTTGAAGTAAAGATGAGAACGATGTTTTGGGTTTTGGGTGTATTTTACTCTGTGTTTCACCCTTTAATTACGTTACCTTGAAATAAATAAGGATGTTTTTATTAGAGTATGTTTTTATTAGAGTAATTTTATTAAGTTTAAagaatgatgaaaataatattaattaaaatgttgatttaaaaaaaattaataaaagaatttattttaattaaaaaatatgtattaaaaattaaaatagattaTTTATTGTGgattatttttttaattttaaatgaattaCTTACTGTGAAACATATAAAATAGGTTATTgaaaattctttttttttcttttttattattttttccGTTCCTAATTGAGTGATCTATTTTGAATAAAAGAGTGTCTCAAAATGAATGATCCAATTCAATTTTCAATGTATATTTTTCAATACATATTTTCCAAATTTTATCcattaattaatattattttcatTATTCTTAACTAGCGTCCAGACGGGCACGCCAGACGGACACGTCAGACGCGCACTCGCGTGCTCGTCTCTCCGTTTTTAATGTCCATCATTAAAATTATATAAgtgatattttttatttaaatatatattttaaaaatacaGTACGTGGAAGTTATTAGTAAAAGTTACATgaaaattaataataattattttattgAAAGTTATTAGGTAAATTACACaataaaataagaataaaaatgaTAGAAAAATATGCTATaccaaaaaaaaatatattattataaatacatgataaaaataatttaatacaaatattattctgttttgtattttattttaCTGTATGGtcaatataatatatatatatatatatatatatatatatatatatataatatatatatatataatatattaatatatatatatatatatatatatatatatatatatatatatataaaacaaagCTGAATATTTTAACAACAACTACTCGTGCAAAGTTTACTTTACTTTAGAGCACCATTATCGGTGTCATGTCATTGTCGCTTCACATTTTCCTAGGCCACATTATCATACACCAATTGATATTTAGCTTTTGTTCTTGATCTTTAGTTGGGGAACGCAAAACAACGTTCTTTAACTTATCAATTGAATTAAAAAATACTAGTAGGTATATAATTAAATTTAGGATATATTATGGTATCTAACAGAATCCACTTTAAAATTTTAGCAATAAAGATAAGTTgtttaaataattaaaaaacgTGGACTAATAAAAAAATAATGAGACGGATTTAAATAATCAAAGTACGTGCAACATATATTTATGCTTTttgaaaactaataaaaatataTTCCATATCAGTCTAAGGTTGTTGTacacaaatttaaaaataaaataatcttATCATAGTATATTTCACTTTATTAAATGAATCTTATTAATATATTCAAACTAGTGTACAAAATAATATTGTACAAgataataattaaaaaatatcaATCACTTTTACATTGAAAAGTACGTTcattttaaaactattttttcCCTTAAAACAACAGCCATTTAGAAGCACATGAAGTGACTTTGAatataaaaaaagaaaaacaagatCTGTTACTTAAATAAAAAACACATATAATGAACATTTTCTCAATTATTGGACATTAACCATGGCCCACAAGCCACGGGACGATATAGAAACTCGTGATTAAATTGAAAATTATTCATAACAAGTGCCATCATCAAACATTCAAATCCAAATAAAATAAAGACAAATTAAAATTCCAATTTCCCCTTGGATAGACCAATAATACTGCAGCAAAGTGCTATTCTTCCACTAGTTGCCATTTTCAATTTGAACCGCTTGCTGCAATATTCATCAAAAAAGTATAGTCCTTAAATTAGAAAAGGACAAATCATATAAAATTTGAATTCATCATTCATTGAATTTGTTCTCAAACCTGAAAGCATGACAAAGTGTACTGCACATCACTTGCTGAAATTTGGTGGTGGAGAACAACTCGCAGCCTGTATTACGAAATATGCACACACTTTCCTTAGTCTCTTTCTTTGTACAATTTTTTCCATACAGTAAAATGTTTGGAACATGTCTCATGTTTTTTATATTAACTTAATAAACTGTGtaaattgaaaaaaaataaagCCGAATATTTTGAATCTTAACAAGACCTTGATGGTTTGTCACGCATCAGAAGTATACCGCGTTCTTCCAAATATTTGATTATCTTTTCGGTTGTAGTCCTTGAACCATCCACAATGTCAATAAATATCTAGTATCACAGAAAGAAAGAACTTAGTTTTAGGATAAAGACATAGTTAAAATAAACGGACTGCGAAACCTGACACGTATCACTGGACTCACTGGACTCGTCTTTGTTTAAAAGGTGTTGGTGCTAAAGAAGTTATACATGATTTGATTTGTTGGCACTTATCACTATTGGCCTAGTTTATTGGGTCATAAACTAAGCAATAACATCTTAGGACGATGGAAAGTGCAGTTCCACTTGTCTTAACAGATTACAATATACTAAATACTTACTATATTGGTCTCCACAGATCCAGGATTAATTTTGAGCCCTTTAATTTCATGCAATCCATCTGAAATGAGGGAAAGAACTATAAGACACAGAAAAGTAATATTGAATAGaaaaaaaaagatttttattTCTTAAAAACTAATAGTTTCTCATGCAGACTTACCAGCCAAAAGCCTAGTTTTCTTGTGATCACTTTCCAGTTTTCCAACATTTTCCTTTAAGGCAACAAGTGCAGCAGCACAAAGGATGCCGATCTGTCTCATTCCACCACCTAAGGTTTTCCGGAGTCGCTTAGCCTAAAATTCAATATAGAAGCTAGACTTAAACATCGTTCGTCGAGGCAAATTTTACGTGCTAACCAAGTTTTTGACCTACCTTAGCGATGAAGTTCTTGGAACCAACAATAACAGATCCAACTGGAGCACCTATACCTTTAGATAGGCAAACCTAATAAATATTGGCAAACGAATCGTATGTCTGTTAGCTTGATTATTATTCAGTAAGATACAGAAGCAATATCGAATCACGGTCATAAAACGAAAAGAAAGGAAGAACATACGGAAACCGAATCAGCTGCTTCGACAAGCCTATCCACAGGAACTCCTAGTGCCTGAAAAACCAACATAAAGCAACTTTTGTTTGCATACAACGCAAAAAGGAGAAGAAAAATGGGAACTTATGAGAAAATGAGGCCTGGAAATTGATTTCATCTTATGCGAGAAACTATGTTTAGGAACAGAAAATGCAAGTTCATTTCAACTTATTGTTCTATCAGTATATACTGAAAAGTTTATCCAAATGACCTCATTTTTAAAGTCATACAAATGAGCGAAAAAATCAAAATCACGAGTATCGCATCAATGAAAATCAAGTGATTCAATTTAACATAAAACTTTTGGACAAATCGTTAAAATGCAAATTTACTAATTTACTTACAACTGATGCATTAAAAATTCGGGCTCCATCTATGTGAAGCTTCAATCCATGCTTCTTAGCAACCTCTCCAACTCTATCAGTGTATTCAACAGACAGACATCTTCCACCCGAGCTGCATCGAGAAAGTGTATCAGCCataattcatcaaaaataatcatGTACAACGTAGAAAACAGAACAACAAAAATCACTCACTTTGCGTGGCTGTTTTCCAAGCAAATAAGCGTAGTTGTTGGAAACATTAGCTCCCCCCTTGGATCTCTAATAGCAGCCTCAATCAAATCAATGTCGATTGTTCCATCATCGTTATTCTTAATCTGTCTCGAATGCACTCCTCCAATGGTCGAAATACCACCATTCTCGAAAATATTGATATGGCAAGTGTCTCCAAGAATAACTTCACTTCCCCTAACCTCGCAATGAACGAGTACAGCAATAAGGTTACCCATAGTCCCTGATGGAACAAAAAGAGCTGCCTCCTTTCCCATTATCTTCGCCATCTCGGTCTCTAAGAGTAAAGCCGTCGGATCATAGCCAAGAACATCGTCATCAACTTCAGCACTTGCCATAGCAGCCCTCATTGACTCAGTTGGCTTCGTCACTGTGTCCGATCGAAGATCCACTCTTCTAGTTACCATTTTCTCTACCACTACAACAAACCAAAAGTAAAAGAAAATCAATTTTCATTACAATTCACACACCTTCAGATAAGCGTTCAATCAAGATAttttagtttctatttttttGGATGGTTTTATCTTGATTGAACTAAACAGGAAAAGATGTCCCTATTCGATGAACACATGGAATCCCAATTCTACAAATACTATATGTTAcaaaattaatcataaaaaataaataaaccAAATCACCAATTAGAGACTAACATTCCTCTGCCAGGATTGTTGGATTCAAATCATTAATTGAGAAATCTTTGAAAACTcatataaaaataaaaacaagataACAGAACAGAACCAGTAACTTTCCCAATGTATCAGAATTTCGGATTGGTTATATTTATATGCACACACAGTATTAATCTCTGAAATCCATgttaaataaaattataaaaaataaaaaactgaAAAATCAGAAGAACATAGTTACTGATTTGAACAATTCATTCGAAAAAAAAGCCATACCTTTCACTGTTTCATGTAAACTGGGAGGAGCCATTTCTAcaaaattgaagaaaaaaaaatcaacaaaaaagaaaaatgaaatgcaataaTTGCGTAGTTGGGGTATTTAGAGAAAGTGCTACGAATGGCATTGACACGTGCCATAGGCATGATTCTGACACAAAATAAAGCGACAAGTCACAAAAATTGGGAGGAACGTGACGCATGCACGACAACACGTGAACTAGTACTCTGAGATCAAGGTATATTTTTGCCTTGTCCTACGTCTTGTTCTGTTTCATGAAATTTCGTAATGTTGGAGTTTTATACTAATAAAAACAGAAGCCGTGTCGATTATCCGAAGCCAAATTAAAGATAAAAACAAACAAGAGCTGAAAAGAATATGATGATGAAGATTGAAATTGGGAGGGAGTGAAATTACCAGATGATCCGAGAGGTGTATCTGTAATAATCTGTATGTAGTTCAGAGCTTATCTCAAACGCTTCTGAAGAATGAATTGTAGGATAATGGTGTTTCTCTTCTCTTTATATAAGAAAAAAAGGTTTGTTTTTTAAATTCATTGAATTATTAGATATTCAAAGAATTTAAGAAACAAATTATTAAGGACTAGAGGAAATATATGGTAGATagtttatttattatttattcaattaattttaaaaaatatacttttatAGGATAATGTTAAgttaataattaataaatattatcTTTTAAATTATGCACtgattttaataaaaaatatatatttattattctttttaatgttttttaatataattttttcATAATTAAGTTTTTAAACTAAGACACAAATTATCATTACTTTTTTTTATAAATGAGATCAGAgaatattaataaattaaaaagattaattttatatttaatatttaattatttattttatttttattaaacaaataaattaatagttttatttatgaatttaatttatatatattaataacataaattttttttacactgtcagttaatcacaAATACTgatttatttataatatttaatttttattttaaatatttaaaaagtaatacaaacggatgattaCGATGTATTAACAGTACAAAACTTTTTACGTTGATAATGCATGATAATTAATGATAaaaattcttatttatttatgGTTTTAAATAATAATCTCATAGTATAAAAAAGTTTTATAATGTCATCTAATAAGAATATATCATTTTACCATGTTatacaaatattttaaaaattttaatttgACTTAACGGGATGTATGGTCGTTATTGATTGAAAGTGTAAAATAAATTTACACTATGAATGTATCACCtttttctctttatttattttaaaaaacaaaattttgaTTTTTCTAAAATTACTATAAAAAAGATATATTACTAATTAAAAGTTGAATATTTTAAAAATACAATTATTCTAAAACACGGAAacattatcatatttttagtaCACATGTACGTGATGTTGGTAATGATCTTGAAGTTTGGTAAATATGGGATACATTACATATTAGTGTTTATCGGGTTTTTGGTTGTATTCCATTTTCTCTTTTGAGGGCTCATATCTGTAATGTTGAACTCAACTTATTATTAATTGTTTCTTTTTTAAGAGAAAATAATTATAAACGTTGGCAATGAGTCAGCTCAACCATCCTCATCTTATTTATCTATAGTAATATAACACTATCTATAATAATATAGTCTCATAAAATTATCTCTTATACAATTTTTTTTctatttcaaaaataaatatattttttttataaggatttaattgaaatatacTCACAGTATAAAATGATTTTACACCATCAATTAATTATAATCGTTGGATATTGTaataaatttgacttttattttaaaaatctataaaataatgcaaacggatgatgatgatgaatcgatggtgtaaaactttttacactaacagtgtatagtaattaatctctttttATAATActaatatttattattattttctcATTACTATACCTTTATGTATCTACAGTAGATAgtaatataataataaaattatcttatttacaattttttcctattttaaa is a window of Lathyrus oleraceus cultivar Zhongwan6 chromosome 6, CAAS_Psat_ZW6_1.0, whole genome shotgun sequence DNA encoding:
- the LOC127090949 gene encoding low-specificity L-threonine aldolase 1 isoform X1 — protein: MAPPSLHETVKVVEKMVTRRVDLRSDTVTKPTESMRAAMASAEVDDDVLGYDPTALLLETEMAKIMGKEAALFVPSGTMGNLIAVLVHCEVRGSEVILGDTCHINIFENGGISTIGGVHSRQIKNNDDGTIDIDLIEAAIRDPRGELMFPTTTLICLENSHANSGGRCLSVEYTDRVGEVAKKHGLKLHIDGARIFNASVALGVPVDRLVEAADSVSVCLSKGIGAPVGSVIVGSKNFIAKAKRLRKTLGGGMRQIGILCAAALVALKENVGKLESDHKKTRLLADGLHEIKGLKINPGSVETNIIFIDIVDGSRTTTEKIIKYLEERGILLMRDKPSRLRVVLHHQISASDVQYTLSCFQQAVQIENGN
- the LOC127090949 gene encoding low-specificity L-threonine aldolase 1 isoform X2, which codes for MVTRRVDLRSDTVTKPTESMRAAMASAEVDDDVLGYDPTALLLETEMAKIMGKEAALFVPSGTMGNLIAVLVHCEVRGSEVILGDTCHINIFENGGISTIGGVHSRQIKNNDDGTIDIDLIEAAIRDPRGELMFPTTTLICLENSHANSGGRCLSVEYTDRVGEVAKKHGLKLHIDGARIFNASVALGVPVDRLVEAADSVSVCLSKGIGAPVGSVIVGSKNFIAKAKRLRKTLGGGMRQIGILCAAALVALKENVGKLESDHKKTRLLADGLHEIKGLKINPGSVETNIIFIDIVDGSRTTTEKIIKYLEERGILLMRDKPSRLRVVLHHQISASDVQYTLSCFQQAVQIENGN